The following proteins come from a genomic window of Leishmania major strain Friedlin complete genome, chromosome 3:
- a CDS encoding hypothetical protein (previous protein_id=AAM68997.1), which yields MRLRPPTRAPPPPLPLSSKSGVLSREPEQCVLQSREEDAYPMQTSADSNSPTRPLSAGVTTEGGGGGNTAAAAPTGANTSGTTRTAEHAVDERAPALVAAPASSAEALAKFLAMCLDRICRLEARQCVFDTALQTLFMQAYGRQPQQPSCGQAAVGAHREDGEVNGSDAHDRELSEQYLCSRHTTSCRTSPWSHVNRPPALGGSSNSHHSDDGYDRAAAASELHSQQRCRRHRSLRYTQGSDVHRLHGADAPASSSLESTAPVDTSAAAATAAGAAAKGNERDDAPTNHSTGSQHHRHQSPGAVAAAGVVPSPSPADLANTKWKEASSGAGAGVGGGCAHAVPSATAAGNYRTTLTASAAVASGSTNEPPIISHFGSSSGGGGGGRQRQGSLVTVVSPTHTSQAEEAEAHAIAASELISVGGSSAPASAVPMSGFTWAVPVTLLSSSENSRCSTPVEFHMSARSLSEQQQQQQPPTQPSTEEWPSCISGHLAERADEITHDGPDAAPPVHPQQQQQQRGSRRHLRSSLTHLAPLADHPQHPPARLHLQPTYRKGEEREGRESGSSSRLAATALRSAGSTVTSSATHIGDELDALYHELSTPHPPASVPASSESATASGAQATGTPPRKVQFPVGTDNATAINELFAQAVQNTMETTRMKENLTVLVRSVHEEREKRRRLQRREGSAVQRLFQRVLDMSSVMLRLQRTVRRIALEASSGRAADAAGWHHHHHHHHHHPSNNHSHLRDRGADSSRSAGVGDQDEDGATCDGDVDDGESEWREHLCASFSTASVAISRSRRSGSVSGSGHRQSISDRSGNVGYAALAAPFFSSGSLSAGCERVVPAVRSPWLSSLTTQCSADVARGEAIPGRGGAVTTGTATSTPVVDGVGNTPTPPDPSGTVSFQRLAGATSVTAAAAAASAGPLLVAGSAALPKIISSSSSLHSLITASAAITTNVNTTAATTTTTTTTTASRAASATLVPQSMVSSLVSVPRQERPPSLLLSPPAMLNVGAAESKSSAVTSDSSVVPALSITDVHFGLALSRHASATEDELPAPAPDAAAAAGSGSAGPRAEGAGSSTTPDSDACNGGRSGQRSERYGAHPDGAKVTEPQKAQQHLARPPQQQQRRQDVSGESSAPSPALSSSSSQCRQREHNMRRAVPVAIATTAVPMPISGGTQHSSTSVWHSPVPPPQQQTISSRKSPASAFAGASSTAARGNSSGGSSVSARRLFDALNSEHRSGAVTGASTVVDVAAEVGAKGHGGSSGTGAVNTTVTASAASPAASLASSGAALKLTGSAASLVCRTSNAPTATALAQLASAPVTARPRPRQQRSEASVTKLSTMRREARRPWSDLIQSAGSATPRSKAAAADRRGNMKDDACGTDAAGSTSLQGCENLPTWRDAATSASPTHSSSDRSPSSHPQHSLLSSWLQSPPVRVATAAGGDDKTILSPVTPAGATAIATGGERRCRPSAGAPRSHSSSGSITSTPPRRLNAQPVPSPTSNAAVGARGASFSSPSSKFQRAQPVVTIAAAHQPQPLLQTTATSHQARKWTSIPLMSSATVSGTLPHVPMMASVQSASSFLRITPILISPSMAHPASPVSPLAPASSPSAGTGAGGSGATVGPLPTCIEQPVSPLSSTSRRDQCHRLHSSRALHFSTSSSGNNMNASLAAPCTPPPTPPHGHPPNLAQQQSRDAAVQWQHAVVLSRSATALMQTTNTLPRVVASPPSPSRLPRVAPLSASRRTKPLAPAAAAPASSQPARSGYEAKTLARAAMAPTGKTQRPSNSAKVRGKAKQAPPSSPLAGCGSAAVARGAATHQQASCSSSLVGHHPCSNPQQLADDPGRQQPQRLQTPCSAQERRSGRRARAGLPPPLSVETLSDASVSALRTSSVGTAGSMDVEKGITKGDVGDGVSGALALHNHGGGSCATLVTLVAVAGAGQNRGSSAQLHPPELIAERCQEKSGRERGSPAAAAVSSLPATPTAVAAAGVTGVMRSSNRSSNASDANVDRAAGLEAGEHVDNDDDDSFVQHAFRRLPLQQQQQQQHYSLAAASVGPASAMDNAASHDSSTSSSHTSTPTMPSPSDMRSS from the coding sequence ATGCGTCTCCGCCCACCGACAcgcgccccaccccctcccctccctctctcttctaAAAGTGGGGTCCTGTCGCGGGAACCAGAACAGTGCGTACTTCAAAGTAGAGAAGAGGACGCATACCCGATGCAGACATCCGCAGACAGCAATAGCCCCACGCGCCCCCTCAGCGCCGGCGTCACGacggagggcggcggcggcggcaacaccgccgccgctgccccaaCCGGTGCTAACACCAGCGGCACTACAAGGACTGCCGAACACGCTGTGGATGAGCGCGCGCCGGctctcgtcgctgcgccggcgtcgtcagcgGAGGCGCTCGCGAAGTTCCTCGCCATGTGCCTCGATCGCATCTGCCGCCTTGAAGCGCGGCAGTGCGTCTTCGATACCGCCCTACAAACTCTGTTCATGCAGGCATAcgggcggcagccgcagcagccgtcatGTGGACAGGCAGCTGTAGGAGCGCACCGTGAGGATGGCGAGGTCAACGGCAGTGATGCACACGATCGTGAGCTCAGCGAGCAGTATCTCTGCAGTCGCCACACCACCAGCTGTCGCACCTCGCCGTGGTCGCACGTAAATCGACCACCGGCtctcggcggcagcagcaacagccacCACAGCGACGATGGCTATgatcgagcagcagcggcatcggaGTTGCActcacagcagcgctgccgccggcaccgctcACTCCGCTACACGCAGGGATCCGACGTGCACAGGCtgcacggcgccgacgcgccgGCCTCTTCTTCGTTGGAGTCCACGGCGCCCGTTGATAcatccgcagctgctgctactgctgcaggagcagcagcgaagggAAACGAGCGGGATGACGCCCCCACGAATCACAGCACTGGCAGCCAACATCACCGTCACCAGAGCCCTGGCGCTGTAGCAGCCGCAGGCGTGGTCCCTTCGCCGTCCCCTGCTGACCTCGCTAACACCAAGTGGAAGGAGGCGAgcagtggcgccggcgcaggTGTCGGAGGCGGATGTGCGCATGCTGTCCCTTCCGCAACTGCTGCCGGCAACTACCGGACTACACTCACGGCATCTGCGGCAGTAGCAAGTGGCAGCACCAACGAGCCGCCGATAATATCGCACTTTGGCTCCTCttccggcggcggcggcggcggtcgccaGCGGCAGGGCTCTCTCGTCACGGTTGTCAGCCCGACGCACACGTCacaggcggaggaggcggaggcacaCGCCATCGCGGCGTCGGAGCTGATCTCCgtgggcggcagcagcgcccctGCAAGCGCGGTGCCAATGAGCGGCTTCACATGGGCAGTTCCAGTGACGCTGCTCTCTTCGTCGGAGAACTCTCGCTGCTCCACGCCGGTCGAGTTCCACATGTCAGCGCGCTCGTTAtctgagcagcagcagcagcagcaaccgccCACGCAGCCGTCGACGGAGGAGTGGCCATCGTGTATCAGCGGACACCTAGCAGAACGGGCTGACGAGATTACTCATGACGGGCCAGACGCTGCTCCTCCGGtgcatccgcagcagcagcagcagcagcgtggcaGCCGACGGCACCTACGCTCGTCGCTCACGCACCTGGCACCCCTTGCCGATCACCCCCAGCATCCGCCAGCACGGCTCCATCTACAGCCAACGTATCGCAAAGGCGAGGAGCGCGAGGGCCGCGAGTCGGGCTCCTCCTCTAGGCTCGCCGCCACGGCCTTACGAAGCGCTGGCAGTACCgtcaccagctccgccacgCACATTGGCGATGAACTGGACGCGCTCTACCACGAGCTGAGCACCCCCCATCCTCCCGCATCTGTTCCTGCCTCCTCAGAGTCCGCAACGGCCAGCGGGGCTCAGGCGACCGGGACGCCGCCTCGGAAGGTGCAGTTTCCTGTCGGCACGGACAACGCCACCGCTATCAACGAGTTGTTCGCCCAGGCAGTGCAGAACACGATGGAGACGACGCGTATGAAGGAAAATCTCACGGTTCTCgtgcgcagcgtgcacgaggagcgcgagaagcggcgccggctTCAGCGGCGCGAGGGGTCAGCCGTTCAGAGACTCTTTCAACGGGTCTTGGACATGTCATCGGTGAtgttgcggctgcagcggacaGTGCGACGGATAGCGTTGGAGGCAAGCAGCGgtcgcgccgctgacgctgcaggctggcatcaccaccaccaccaccaccaccaccaccccagcAACAACCACAGCCACCTCCGGGATCGTGGTGCGGAtagcagcaggagcgccggcgtcggcgaccAGGACGAAGATGGCGCCACTTGCGatggcgacgtcgacgacggTGAGAGCGAGTGGCGCGAGCACTTGTGCGCGTCCTTCTCGACGGCCTCCGTGGCCATCTCTCGCAGtcgcaggagcggcagcgtcagtggAAGCGGTCATCGGCAAAGTATCAGTGACCGCTCGGGGAACGTCGGGTACGCGGCCCTCGCGGCGCCGTTCTTCTCGTCCGGGTCTCTCTCCGCCGGATGTGAGCGCGTCGTGCCGGCTGTCCGCTCGCCGTGGCTTTCATCGCTCACCACGCAGTGCTCAGCGGACGTGGCGCGCGGCGAGGCCATTCCaggccgcggtggtgcggtgaCCACGGGCACAGCCACCAGCACGCCGGTCGTCGACGGTGTGGGCAACACGCCAACGCCGCCTGACCCATCTGGCACAGTCTCTTTTCAGCGACTCGCCGGGGCTACTTCTGtaacggcagcagcggccgctgcctctgcggGACCACTGCTTGTGGCCGGCAGTGCCGCCCTTCCCAAGATCATCTCCAGCAGCAGTTCTCTCCATTCCTTGATCACcgcgagcgccgccatcaccaccaaTGTGAacaccacagcagcaaccaccaccaccaccacaacgacTACGGCATCACGAGCAGCCAGTGCGACGTTGGTGCCGCAGTCGATGGTGTCATCATTGGTGAGCGTGCCGCGGCAAGAGCGCCCGCcttcgttgctgctgtcgccgcccgCGATGCTGAACGTGGGCGCCGCGGAGAGCaagagcagcgccgtcaccagCGACTCATCTGTTGTGCCGGCGCTGTCCATAACGGACGTGCACTTTGGTCTGGCGCTCTCCCGGCACGCTAGTGCCACCGAGGACGAACTCCCTGCTCCGGCTCctgacgccgcggcggccgcgggcagcggcagcgctggcccCCGCGCAGAGGGCGCGGGTAGCAGCACGACCCCTGATAGCGACGCATGTAATGGCGGCCGGTCGGGTCAGCGGTCGGAGAGGTATGGTGCACATCCCGACGGCGCGAAGGTCACGGAGCCGCAGAAGGCCCAGCAGCATCTCGCacgaccgccgcagcagcaacagcgccgtCAAGACGTATCCGGTGAGTCGTCTGCTCCATCGCCGGCTCTGTCGTCCAGCTCTTCACAGTGCCGCCAACGAGAACACAACATGCGGCGCGCAGTCCCCGTGGCTATcgccacgacggcggtgccgatgccCATCTCTGGCGGGACCCAGCACTCTTCCACGAGTGTGTGGCACTCacctgtgccgccgccgcagcagcagaccaTCTCGTCGCGCAAGAGTCCCGCGTCTGCCTTCGCAGGCGCAAGCTCAACTGCGGCTCGTGGAaacagcagtggcggcagcagcgtgtcgGCGCGGCGTCTCTTCGATGCCCTGAACAGcgagcaccgcagcggcgccgtcaccgggGCGAGTACCGTCGTGGACGTCGCCGCTGAAGTCGGCGCCAAGGGCCAcggtggcagcagtggcacTGGGGCTGTAAACACGACGGTCactgccagcgccgcctcccctgcGGCGTCGTTGGCATCCTCCGGTGCCGCACTCAAGCTCACCGGCTCCGCAGCCAGTCTAGTGTGCCGCACGTCGAACGccccgacggcgacggcactgGCTCAGCTGGCAAGCGCACCGGTGACAGCCAGGCCTCGACcaaggcagcagaggagcgaAGCCAGCGTCACAAAGTTGTCAACCATGCGGCGAgaggcgaggcggccgtggaGCGATCTCATCCAATCCGCCGGCTCCGCCACACCCCGCAGCaaggcagctgctgctgatcgTCGTGGCAACATGAAGGACGATGCCTGCGGTACGGACGCGGCGGGTAGTACTTCCCTGCAAGGCTGCGAAAACCTGCCAACATGGCGCGACGCGGCTACCAGTGCATCGCCCACACATAGCAGCAGTGATCGCAGCCCCAGCTCGCACCCGCAGCACAGTCTGCTATCGTCGTGGCTACAGAGCCCTCCCGTCCGGGTGGCAACGGCCGCGGGCGGTGACGACAAGACCATACTGAGCCCCGTCACGCCAGCCGGTGCCACTGCCATCGCCACTGGTGGTGAGAGACGGTGCCGACCctccgctggcgcgcctcggtcccacagcagcagcggaagcatTACCTCTacaccaccacgacggcTGAACGCCCAGCCGGTCCCCTCTCCGACCAGCAACGCCGCAGTCGGCGCGCGAGGCGCGAGCTTCTCGTCGCCGAGCTCAAAGTTTCAGCGGGCGCAGCCCGTTGTCAccatcgctgccgcgcatcagccacagccgctgctgcagacgacTGCCACCTCTCACCAGGCAAGGAAGTGGACCTCTATCCCCTTGATGTCGTCGGCCACGGTGTCAGGGACGCTGCCACATGTGCCAATGATGGCGTCCGTGCAGTCGGCCAGCAGCTTCCTACGCATCACTCCGATCCTTATCTCACCAAGTATGGCCCACCCGGCCTCCCCGGTGTCGCCCCTAGCGCCCGCAAGCTCCCCGTCTGCGGGCACTGGCGcgggtggcagcggcgccaccgttGGGCCCCTTCCCACGTGCATCGAGCAGCCCGTGTCACCGCTCTCGTCGACGAGCCGCCGCGACCAGTGCCACCGCCTGCACTCCAGCAGAGCCCTGCACTTCAGTACCAGCTCCAGCGGCAACAACATGAACGCCTCCCTCGCGGCGCCCTGCACGCCGCCTcccacaccaccgcacggccACCCGCCGAacctggcgcagcagcagtctcgtgacgcggcggtgcagtgGCAACATGCAGTCGTCCTTtcccgcagcgccaccgccctcaTGCAGACGACGAATACGCTACCACGAGTGGTTGCGTCCCCACCCTCGCCGTCACGGCTGCCGCGTGTGGCACCCTTGAGTGCTTCGAGGCGCACCAAACCACTGgccccagcagcggcagcgccggcgtcaTCGCAGCCGGCGCGATCAGGCTACGAAGCCAAGACTCTGGCAAGGGCTGCCATGGCCCCGACCGGGAAGACACAGCGACCGTCCAACTCGGCTAAGGTCCGTGGCAAGGCAAAACAGGCACCGCCAAGCTCACCTCTTgccggctgcggcagtgctgcggtGGCAAGAGGTGCTGCGACGCACCAGCAAGCATCCTGCTCGTCATCTCTCGTGGGCCACCACCCGTGCTCGAACCCCCAGCAGCTAGCAGATGATCCCGGCCGCcaacagccgcagcggctgcagacGCCGTGTTCTGCGCAGGAGAGACGCAGCGGTCGACGTGCTCGCGCGggtctgccgccgccgctgtccgtTGAAACACTCTCAGACGCATCCGtctccgcgctgcgcacgagcAGCGTGGGGACAGCTGGGTCGATGGACGTCGAAAAAGGCATCACGAAGGGCGACGTCGGTGACGGCGTGAGCGGCGCGCTAGCGCTGCACAATCATGGCGgaggcagctgcgccacgctgGTCACCCTCGTTGCTGTCGCAGGTGCTGGTCAAAACCGGGGCTCctcggcgcagctgcacccgCCGGAGCTGATCGCGGAGAGATGCCAGGAAAAGAGCGGTAGAGAACGAGGatcgcctgccgctgcggcggtgtcATCGTTGCCGGCTACCCCGACTGCAGTGGCGGCCGCAGGCGTGACGGGCGTCATGCGCAGCTCCAACCGCAGTAGCAACGCCTCCGATGCCAACGTGGACAGAGCAGCCGGTCTGGAGGCCGGAGAGCATGTGGataacgacgacgacgacagctTTGTCCAGCACGCATTCCGACGATTACCGttgcaacagcagcagcagcagcagcattaCTCACTGGCCGCTGCCAGCGTTGGTCCTGCATCTGCCATGGACAACGCCGCATCGCACGACTCCTCCACCTCGTCTTCGCATACGTCGACCCCTACCATGCCGTCTCCCTCCGACATGCGCTCCTCATAA
- a CDS encoding hypothetical protein (previous protein_id=AAM68996.1): MHAAAGGQNRGEDCGGHDGHPANDEAASVHSPLFANVCRALQHIVTELQPQHRQHQVGSSSTAGEDGRASADDSTPAHLAFPVPRASASCTDVACSTSPDTAEQQCERRRLLFLAEWAQRVAAAYAPIMPSAAQEAAALLLAVHPVSHDAVTQDAAAAVADAALETNAAASISGTKADLPPVRCASVPVERRLIYPDGYVNTHADRAASVSVTTHSDLLLLPHTIMTAAAAVSHLSSPPPPITPRDRAPLCRVVGEPFDVPATRAEQRAVLAAQGGCCARCGVVLPQPQLRFPEWCSARTRSICTRLTSSCCYLQCSCCGGGQTTTMSLRRGRFWRACMCLSRCSSSAEDEEDGRSTAVTAVHVTPETTGGAGGGRGGVRHNARAPLDAPESEDFGGTASECDGLLGGGTRSNRHSRTRAGCDHHRSDRTGDGGGGTPADASFLFCTYEGHYLCLRCFHTPLTAAGLGAAMSTASAAAASAVGGTCIPEDYQTRYVAPEEWQAHASSTASLSSPPAWFQPRRRGNGGGEGVDGSSARAALARASDQLHEWWLARHVAHPTPAAGTLTLRGSRAASGLDHPPQQHTASPLHLCILPAHALHRWDFTRFPVSAVAAAVLQRRCYPGSAHGRESCLSPGASGQERGRQRTTVGGGGGGGVRGKMSGDDSPILLPGEEQGARGHHNALAIPPPPALEHVPYLSGEAGAAAPAMGQLPELYDVSVINPSLYVRVPALASALRLRQRMSLLHAQAWWCPQYRHEVWGLRSGDELVGQALEGATALSVAQQPPGPSSTVKHALKSSPTPAAVVESAVDSAEFYLLTQDVAPPPNSSWAVSSASRLHSVATPQTASLSALSSQAHSNLSGRVDGTSSPHRHLSAVGVAAVPLTLPTGARFHARRRYLVERAEGWSLQDLHRLTTPSSSTSATVATASSPPLLLTELQSMFDIMQAHLNNCSVCAAQCRGLMVKAPLGLPVCRD, from the coding sequence ATGCACGCAGCTGCCGGTGGACAGAACCGCGGTGAGGACTGCGGAGGCCATGACGGCCACCCCGCCAACGATgaggccgcctccgtgcacTCACCGCTGTTCGCTAACGTCTGCCGCGCACTACAGCATATTGTGACGGAGcttcagccgcagcaccggcagcaccaggTGGGGTCGTCGAGTACTGCGGGTGAGGACGGCCGAGCCTCTGCCGATGACAGCACCCCCGCACATCTTGCGTTTCCTGTACCGCGCGCCTCGGCCTCTTGCACTGATGTGGCGTGCTCGACCTCGCCGGAcacggcggagcagcagtgTGAGAGGCGTCGCCTACTTTTCCTGGCAGAGTGGGCGCAgcgagtggcagcagcgtaTGCGCCGATCATGCCGTCTGCTGCGCAGGAGGCCGCTGCATTGTTGCTGGCGGTGCACCCCGTCTCGCACGACGCCGTCACGCAggacgcggccgctgcggtggcggacgccgcgctggagaCCAATGCTGCCGCGTCCATCTCAGGAACCAAAGCAGACctgccgccggtgcgctgcgcgagcgtgcCAGTGGAACGGCGACTGATCTACCCGGACGGATACGTCAACACACATGCGGACAGGGCAGCGTCCGTCTCGGTTACGACCCATAGCGACCTGCTTTTGCTCCCGCACACGATCAtgacagcagctgccgcagtgtCGCACTTGTCctctcccccgccgccgATCACACCGCGCGATCGCGCACCGCTGTGCCGTGTAGTTGGTGAGCCCTTCGACGTGCCCGCCACCCGGGCAGAGCAGCGTGCCGTCCTCGCTGCGCAGGGTGGTTGCTGCGCTCGATGCGGCGTCGTcttgccgcagccgcagctccgcTTCCCTGAGTGGTGCTCTGCGCGCACTCGGAGCATCTGCACAAGACTGACCAGCTCGTGCTGCTACTTGCAGTGCAGCTGTTGTGGCGGGGGTCAGACGACCACAATGTCGCTGCGTCGAGGCAGATTctggcgcgcgtgcatgtgctTGTCGAGATGCAGCTCTTCGGccgaagacgaggaggacgggaGGTCGACTGCCGTGACTGCAGTCCACGTGACACCAGAAaccaccggcggcgctggtggtggccgtggaGGTGTACGGCACAACGCAAGGGCTCCGCTGGACGCACCGGAGAGCGAAGACTTCGGTGGCACCGCAAGCGAGTGCGACGGGCTGCTAGGTGGAGGCACGCGGTCGAACAGGCACAGCCGCACGCGGGCCGGTTGtgatcaccaccgcagcgacaggaccggtgacggcggcggcggcacgcctGCTGATGCATCCTTCCTCTTCTGTACGTATGAGGGCCACTACTTGTGCTTGCGCTGCTTCCATACCCCGCTTACGGCGGCCGGCCTCGGCGCAGCGATGTCGAcagcatccgcagcggcagcaagcgCCGTCGGTGGCACCTGCATCCCGGAAGACTACCAGACGCGCTACGTAGCGCCGGAGGAATGGCAGGCACACGCCTCTTCGACAGCGTCTTTGTCTTCGCCCCCCGCGTGGTTtcagccgcgccggcgcggcaacggtggtggcgaaggCGTTGACGGGTCgtccgcgcgcgcagctcttGCGAGAGCTTCGGACCAGCTGCATGAGTGGTGGCTGGCACGCCACGTGGCCCACCCCACGCCCGCCGCTGGCACCCTCACTCTCAGGGGGAGTAGAGCCGCCAGTGGGCTAGATCATCCACCACAGCAACACACCGCGTCACCTCTGCATCTGTGCATCCTCCCTGCCCATGCGCTGCATCGATGGGACTTCACACGCTTTCCTGTgtctgccgtggcggccgccgtgctgcagcggcgatgctACCCCGGCAGCGCTCACGGCCGAGAGAGCTGCCTCTCCCCGGGGGCCTCCGGCCAAGAGCGTGGTAGGCAGCGCACCAccgttggtggtggtggtggtggcggtgttaGGGGCAAAATGAGCGGTGACGACTCGCCGATTTTGCTTCCTGGAGAGGAGCAGGGTGCGCGAGGGCATCATAACGCTCTAGCGattcctcctccgccggcCCTGGAGCACGTCCCTTACCTTAGCGGAGAAGCTGGTGCGGCAGCCCCGGCGATGGGGCAGCTTCCTGAGCTCTACGACGTGTCCGTCATCAACCCCTCCCTGTACGTGCGCGTCCcggcgctcgcctccgcATTGCGGCTACGACAGCGGATGAGTctcctgcacgcgcaggCTTGGTGGTGCCCACAGTACAGGCACGAAGTCTGGGGGCTGCGGAGTGGAGACGAGCTGGTCGGTCAGGCGCTGGAAGGGGCGACAGCACTTtctgtggcgcagcagccaccagGGCCTTCCTCCACGGTAAAGCATGCCCTGAAATCCTCTCCAACTccggcagcagtggtggaAAGTGCGGTGGACAGCGCTGAATTCTATCTGCTGACTCAAGATGTagctcctcctcccaacTCCTCATGGGCGGTGTCGTCAGCATCACGCTTGCACAGCGTGGCAACTCCGCAGACAGCGTCCCTCTCTGCTCTGTCCAGCCAAGCCCACAGCAACCTCTCTGGCCGAGTCGATGGAACCTCCTCGCCTCACCGGCACCTGTCCGCAGTGGGCGTGGCGGCAGTGCCACTGACGCTGCCGACAGGTGCGCGCTTCCACGCGCGCCGTCGCTATCTTGTGGAACGAGCTGAAGGCTGGTCTCTCCAAGACCTTCACCGACTGacaacgccgtcgtcgtcgacctCCGCTACTGTAGCCACCGcctcgtcaccgccgctgctgctcacagAACTGCAGAGCATGTTTGATATTATGCAAGCGCACCTCAATAACTGCAGTGTCTGTGCAGCGCAGTGCCGCGGGTTGATGGTGAAGGCACCCCTCGGACTACCGGTGTGTCGTGATTGA